One Monomorium pharaonis isolate MP-MQ-018 chromosome 4, ASM1337386v2, whole genome shotgun sequence DNA segment encodes these proteins:
- the LOC105831392 gene encoding protein Tob1, whose product MHIEVQVALNFVISYLYNKLPRRRVNIFGEELEKALKDKFKGHWYPEKPFKGSAFRCLKTGDPVDPVLERAAKESGVPIQDILENLPAELAVWVDPGEVSYRIGELNAVKILYSETGDPHDETSADREVTKTFNPEAQCFRPIEAVSTSLSGLSLSPKSTSPFSSSLGSNTSNGSSNNQQNGHGSGSSSAPSPTPITNSFKGSPSPVPAFIPRTTAPLTFTTATFAQTKFGSTKLKTSSKRANRMSPTEFSNYIKQRAAMQQQIHHHHHHQQQQQHQSQQQQQQQQQQQQQQQQQQQQQQQATAAAGPGLPVSQSSPRSRSLSPGSIVPGAGQQHADPSAYFFQHGPAAAAAAYHAQFPHRNIFDSSASHGGYLPADLYAGTKFPSSYLDPTTLAGHQFYGGGINGSGAGTGGAVNGTTGAGAGTQGTGSAGAGNLGPIGSTTNGNVNAGAAAAAAQQQDKSALVEGLNNFGLGSVAPYPASQYQHLLVAN is encoded by the exons ATGCATATCGAGGTGCAGGTGGCGCTTAACTTCGTGATATCGTACCTCTACAATAAACTGCCGCGCAGACGAGTCAACATCTTCGGCGAGGAGCTCGAGAAGGCGCTCAAGGACAAGTTCAAAGGCCACTGGTATCCGGAGAAGCCGTTCAAGGGCTCGGCGTTCAGATGCCTCAAGACCGGCGACCCGGTCGATCCGGTGCTAGAGCGCGCCGCGAAGGAGAGCGGCGTGCCGATCCAGGACATCCTGGAGAACCTGCCGGCCGAGCTCGCCGTCTGGGTCGATCCCGGTGAGGTGAGCTATCGTATCGGCGAGCTGAACGCCGTAAAGATCCTCTACTCGGAGACCGGCGACCCGCACGATGAGACCTCGGCCGATCGCGAGGTAACCAAGACCTTCAATCCGGAAGCGCAGTGCTTCAGGCCGATCGAGGCCGTGAGCACGTCCCTGAGCGGTCTCAGCCTCAGCCCGAAGTCGACCTCGCCGTTCTCGAGCTCCCTCGGCAGCAATACCAGCAACGGCTCGTCCAACAATCAGCAGAACGGCCACGGATCCGGTTCCTCGTCTGCGCCCTCACCCACACCCATCACCAACTCCTTCAAGGGCTCGCCCAGCCCCGTGCCGGCCTTCATCCCGCGTACCACCGCCCCGCTCACCTTCACCACCGCCACCTTCGCCCAGACCAAGTTCGGCAGCACCAAGCTCAAGACTAGCAGCAAACGCGCCAACAG GATGTCGCCCACCGAGTTCTCGAACTATATAAAGCAGCGCGCAGCGATGCAGCAGCAGATTCACCATCACCACCATCatcagcagcaacagcagcaccagtcgcagcagcagcagcagcagcagcagcagcagcagcaacagcagcagcaacagcagcagcagcagcaacaggcGACCGCCGCGGCCGGCCCGGGATTACCGGTCTCGCAGAGCTCGCCACGCAGTCGTAGTCTATCGCCTGGCAGCATAGTCCCCGGCGCCGGACAGCAACACGCGGATCCAAGCGCGTACTTCTTCCAACACGGCCCGGCCGCGGCCGCCGCGGCGTACCACGCGCAGTTCCCCCATCGCAACATCTTCGACTCGTCGGCGAGCCACGGCGGCTACCTGCCGGCCGATCTCTACGCTGGCACCAAATTCCCATCGTCGTACCTCGACCCGACCACCCTGGCCGGTCATCAGTTCTACGGCGGCGGCATAAACGGCAGCGGCGCCGGGACTGGCGGCGCGGTGAATGGTACCACCGGCGCCGGGGCCGGTACCCAGGGCACCGGTAGCGCCGGCGCCGGTAACCTTGGTCCGATCGGCTCCACGACCAACGGCAACGTCAACGCCGGCGCGGCCGCTGCAGCGGCGCAGCAGCAGGACAAGAGCGCCCTGGTCGAGGGCCTCAACAACTTCGGCCTCGGCTCGGTCGCGCCCTACCCGGCCAGCCAGTATCAGCACTTGCTCGTGGCCAACTAA